A window of Malania oleifera isolate guangnan ecotype guangnan chromosome 5, ASM2987363v1, whole genome shotgun sequence contains these coding sequences:
- the LOC131156646 gene encoding basic leucine zipper 23-like, translated as MVYGFSLAMDDGELDFSNQEVFSSPNVGELPSSCSMDSFFDEFLKDTHACTHTHTCNPPGPDFSHTHTCFHVHTKILSAPSEDKSTPEPEDTAESAEKKSKKRPLGNREAVRKYREKKKARAASLEDEVVRLRTLNQQLLKRLQGQAALEAEIARLKCLLVDIRGRIEGEIGSFPYQKSARSGDVYQQSMVNANLNGAYVMNPCNLQCDDQVYCLHPGVEGKSGDGSALNGQGFSGCEFENFQCLGSPNSGFKELPGCGLGSAVPAVNSSNPNKGKGACTATAS; from the exons ATG GTCTATGGTTTCTCCCTTGCAATGGATGACGGGGAGCTTGATTTCTCTAATCAAGAGGTTTTTTCAAGTCCAAATGTAGGGGAGCTTCCAAGCAGTTGCTCTATGGACAGTTTCTTTGATGAATTTCTGAAGGATACCCATGCTTGCACTCATACCCACACATGCAACCCACCGGGTCCTGATTTCTCTCATACCCACACCTGTTTTCATGTGCACACCAAAATTCTCTCTGCCCCATCTGAAGACAAATCCACTCCCGAACCCGAAGATACTGCAGAATCTGcagaaaagaaatcaaagaaacgTCCATTGGGAAACCGGGAAGCAGTTCGCAAATATCGTGAGAAGAAGAAGGCTCGGGCTGCTTCGTTAGAGGACGAGGTTGTTAGGTTGAGGACTTTGAATCAGCAGTTGTTGAAAAGATTGCAGGGGCAGGCTGCATTGGAAGCCGAGATTGCGAGGCTTAAGTGCTTGCTTGTGGACATCAGAGGGAGGATTGAAGGGGAAATTGGATCTTTCCCTTATCAGAAATCAGCTAGGAGTGGGGATGTGTACCAGCAGAGCATGGTCAATGCAAACTTGAATGGTGCATATGTGATGAACCCATGTAACTTGCAGTGTGATGATCAGGTTTACTGCCTTCATCCGGGAGTGGAAGGCAAAAGTGGAGATGGCTCAGCATTAAATGGCCAAGGATTTAGTGGTTGTGAATTTGAGAATTTTCAGTGTTTAGGTAGTCCAAACTCTGGATTCAAGGAGCTCCCTGGCTGTGGACTTGGGAGTGCAGTGCCTGCTGTGAATTCTTCCAATCCAAATAAGGGGAAAG GAGCTTGCACTGCAACAGCAAGTTGA